A window of Nerophis ophidion isolate RoL-2023_Sa linkage group LG17, RoL_Noph_v1.0, whole genome shotgun sequence contains these coding sequences:
- the LOC133535942 gene encoding uncharacterized protein LOC133535942 — MFVAVDNRQVPDRARGSLAMQTLCRTPARPVASFLPVVVGPAPPVVAPGPAGSARNASARWTAKPRSGPQIQNVTSSVKLGCDLDLEFIARNSWNVQHLSRVFKSLVMKIRKPQTTARIFQSGILFCTGAKSEDESRVAARKFAFKVLKLGYPVRFLDFKVLNIGGTCKTFPINLEDLFLAHQDHCSYEPELFPALQYNFRPGMTASIFSSGSISLVGAKTEAEFYSAFKTLDSILVSFRRM, encoded by the exons ATGTTTGTGGCTGTAGACAACAGACAAGTTCCGGACAGAGCCCGCGGCTCCCTGGCCATGCAGACCCTCTGCAGGACCCCCGCCCGCCCGGTGGCCTCCTTCCTGCCGGTGGTCGTCGGCCCCGCCCCTCCTGTGGTGGCACCGGGCCCCGCCGGGTCCGCTCGCAACGCCTCCGCCCGCTGGACGGCCAAGCCGCGCTCCGGACCTCAGATCCA GAACGTCACGTCGTCCGTTAAGCTGGGCTGCGACCTGGACTTGGAGTTCATCGCACGCAACTCTTGGAACGTGCAGCACCTGTCCAGG GTCTTCAAGTCCCTGGTCATGAAGATCCGGAAGCCCCAGACCACGGCCAGGATCTTCCAGTCGGGCATCTTGTTCTGCACGGGGGCCAAGAG CGAGGACGAGTCCAGGGTGGCCGCCAGGAAGTTTGCCTTCAAGGTTCTCAAGCTGGGCTACCCGGTCCGCTTCCTGGACTTCAAGGTCCTCAACATCGGGGGAACTTGCAAGACCTTCCCCATCAATCTGGAGGATCTCTTCCTGGCCCACCAAGACCACTGCAG CTATGAACCAGAGCTGTTTCCTGCGCTCCAGTACAACTTTCGACCCGGCATGACAGCCTCCATCTTTTCGTCAGGGTCCATCTCGCTGGTTG GGGCCAAAACGGAAGCAGAATTTTACAGCGCCTTCAAGACCCTGGACTCCATCCTGGTCAGCTTCAGAAGGATGTGA